The following are encoded together in the Osmia lignaria lignaria isolate PbOS001 chromosome 6, iyOsmLign1, whole genome shotgun sequence genome:
- the LOC117601284 gene encoding coiled-coil domain-containing protein 97, translating into MSNEEVTQTYAPEMIVNEKDNDNNLQENFLNEKKEDVNVEEELLSHVAKSKAIFKSQQKDDPDLTFEEKLTIARDTFKKSHCLFLSKFGYYLKEEHLKYFDKDKDENYEIAHHINRLQRYFNNSTRQRDIRNRRYQALKTLIDKGEYFSETEMMKRNPLLYDHLVGQYMTEKQKQIRDNIDTKNITFVNLLMESIDRDNINKKQKLQEEEEQNVLEETESDEEEEEENSCVSEHDEEETLQWGKMSESSQEQSQSRSKEITKRLPSISQTEKQILKQEFVSNMYQHFLDGKDADFDYSTVDDNEAYDNIDLRSQDEEDKYFDSESPETVVPTENTDEIEDEDELDVYMKSLKEQVATSTYSSDNVSDD; encoded by the exons ATGAGTAACGAAGAAGTGACGCAAACTTACGCACCAGAAATGATTGTTAATGAAAAAGATAACGATAATAATTTACAAGAGAAtttcttaaatgaaaagaaagaagatgtGAATGTTGAAGAAGAGCTCTTAAGTCATGTAGCTAAGAGCAAAGCAATATTTAAAAGTCAACAAAAGGATGATCCAGATTTAACATTTGAAGAGAAATTAACAATTGCCCGTGATACTTTTAAGAAAAGTCATTGTTTGTTCTTATCCAAATTTggatattatttaaaagaagaacACTTAAAGTATTTTGATAAGGATAAAgatgaaaattatgaaattgctCATCATATTAATAGATTACAAaggtattttaataattcaacaaGACAGAGAGATATTAGAAATAGACGATATCAAGCTTTGAAAACTTTAATTGACAAAGGAGAATACTTTAGTGAAACTGAAATGATGAAACGAAATCCACTATTATATGATCATTTAGTTGGGCAATACATGACTGAGAAGCAAAAACAGATAAGAGATAATATAGATACTAAGAATATTACTTTTGTAAATTTGTTAATGGAAAGTATTGATAGAGACAACATAAATAAGAAACAGaaattacaagaagaagaagaacagaatGTATTAGAAGAGACTGAAtctgatgaagaagaagaagaagagaatagTTGTGTTTCAGAACATGATGAAGAAGAAACTTTACAATGGGGAAAGATGTCTGAATCATCCCAGGAACAATCTCAGAGCAGATCAAAAGAAATAACTAAAAGGCTGCCTAGTATATCACAAACAGAGAAACAAATACTTAAACAAGAATTTGTGAGCAATATGTATCAACATTTTTTAGATGGAAAAGATGCAGATTTTGATTACAG CACTGTGGACGATAATGAAGCATATGATAATATTGACTTGAGATCACAAGATGAAGAAGATAAATATTTTGACTCAGAATCTCCTGAAACTGTAGTTCCAACTGAAAATACAGATGAAATTGAGGATGAGGATGAACTGGATGTTTATATGAAATCACTGAAG GAGCAGGTTGCTACAAGTACATACTCCTCGGATAATGTATCTgatgattaa